One window of the Alligator mississippiensis isolate rAllMis1 chromosome 5, rAllMis1, whole genome shotgun sequence genome contains the following:
- the NCF2 gene encoding neutrophil cytosol factor 2 isoform X2: MSLAETIQLWHDGVRAADQKDWRAALEAFTSVQNPSSKLCFNIGSIHLILGNLAEAEQAFARSINCDKHLAVAYFQRGTVFYKRENYDSAVEDFKEALAQLRGNLLIDYKILGLQFRLFACEVLYNIALVYAKLEDWKKAEEHLILATSLKSEPRHNKIDKAMQAILVVASVVDKDNFSGFAPLQPQALDPPPRPKTPEILRALEGEPHRVLFEFTPETSEELAVLPGNIVFVLNRGIDNWATVMFNGKKGIVPYNYLEAVELQNRPHQWEEKSPELDIPDPPSFNAPEKPRQAAPDHVPVTFDKQRMKETKVGDTAVPSPYILKVHYKYTVAMEATPQLSYSEILDMVCKKLELLTQHTTLRYRPAGSGELMVLSEEGMKTAWSHAKDHCLTLWCGSTEGDQDFPGDGKTEEDTQKATSEEELANRVVAQYSYEATQPEDLEFQAGDVILILSKVNEDWLEGQCNGKVGIFPSAFVQKCDV; encoded by the exons ATGTCTCTGGCTGAGACGATCCAGCTATGGCATGACGGGGTACGTGCTGCCGATCAGAAGGACTGGAGAGCAGCGCTGGAGGCCTTCACTTCAGTTCAGAACCCCTCCTCCAAACTCTGCTTTAACATTGGCTCCATCCATCTGATCCTGGGGAACTTGGCTGAGGCAGAGCAG GCATTTGCCAGGAGTATTAACTGTGACAAGCACTTGGCTGTGGCCTATTTCCAGAGAGGAACAGTATTTTACAAGAGAGAAAA CTATGATTCAGCAGTCGAAGACTTTAAAGAAGCACTGGCTCAGCTGCGAGGGAACCTGCTGATAGACTATAAGATCCTGGGGCTGCAGTTCAGGCTGTTTGCTTGTGAG GTGTTATACAACATAGCTCTGGTCTATGCcaaactggaggactggaaaaaagcAGAAGAGCACCTCATCTTGGCAACGAGCTTGAAGAGCGAGCCTCGACACAACAAGATTGATAAGGCTATGCAAGCCATTTTG GTTGTGGCATCCGTGGTCGACAAGGATAATTTTTCAGGGTTTGCACCACTTCAGCCACAG GCTTTAGATCCTCCACCCCGACCAAAGACACCAGAAATCCTCAG GGCTTTGGAAGGAGAACCTCACAGAGTCCTGTTCGAGTTCACACCCGAGACTTCTGAGGAACTGGCAGTCCTTCCAGGGAACATCGTCTTTGTCCTGAACAGGGGAATTGACAACTGGGCCACTGTTATGTTCAACGGGAAG AAAGGGATCGTTCCATACAACTACCTTGAGGCGGTGGAGTTACAGAACAGACCTCACCAGTGG GAGGAAAAATCCCCAGAGCTCGACATCCCTGACCCACCCAGTTTCAATGCTCCAGAAAAACCCAGACAGGCAGCACCAG ATCATGTTCCTGTTACTTTTGACAAACAGCGGATGAAAGAGACAAAG gtgggagaCACAGCTGTCCCAAGCCCATACATTCTCAAGGTGCACTACAAGTACACAGTAGCAATGGAAGCCACGCCTCAACTCTCCTACAGCGAGATTTTGGACATGGTCTGCAAGAAGCTTGAGCTCTTGACGCAGCACACAACACTGAG GTACCGGCCTGCAGGTAGTGGTGAGCTCATGGTTCTGAGTGAGGAGGGCATGAAGACAGCCTGGAGCCACGCTAAAGACCACTGTCTGACACTGTGGTGCGGCAGCACAGAG GGAGATCAAGATTTTCCAGGAGATGGCAAAACAGAGGAAGATACCCAGAAAGCAACATCAGAAGAGGAATTAGCAAACAGAGTAGTAGCGCAATACAGTTATGAAGCCACCCAGCCAGAGGACCTAGAATTCCAGGCAGGAGATGTGATACTCATCCTATCCAAAG TGAATGAAGACTGGTTAGAAGGCCAGTGCAATGGGAAGGTTGGTATTTTCCCATCAGCTTTTGTTCAGAAGTGTGATGTGTAA
- the NCF2 gene encoding neutrophil cytosol factor 2 isoform X1, translating to MSLAETIQLWHDGVRAADQKDWRAALEAFTSVQNPSSKLCFNIGSIHLILGNLAEAEQAFARSINCDKHLAVAYFQRGTVFYKRENYDSAVEDFKEALAQLRGNLLIDYKILGLQFRLFACEVLYNIALVYAKLEDWKKAEEHLILATSLKSEPRHNKIDKAMQAILKQNVFEPVVIPLGKLFRPNEKQVAQLEKKDYLGKATVVASVVDKDNFSGFAPLQPQALDPPPRPKTPEILRALEGEPHRVLFEFTPETSEELAVLPGNIVFVLNRGIDNWATVMFNGKKGIVPYNYLEAVELQNRPHQWEEKSPELDIPDPPSFNAPEKPRQAAPDHVPVTFDKQRMKETKVGDTAVPSPYILKVHYKYTVAMEATPQLSYSEILDMVCKKLELLTQHTTLRYRPAGSGELMVLSEEGMKTAWSHAKDHCLTLWCGSTEGDQDFPGDGKTEEDTQKATSEEELANRVVAQYSYEATQPEDLEFQAGDVILILSKVNEDWLEGQCNGKVGIFPSAFVQKCDV from the exons ATGTCTCTGGCTGAGACGATCCAGCTATGGCATGACGGGGTACGTGCTGCCGATCAGAAGGACTGGAGAGCAGCGCTGGAGGCCTTCACTTCAGTTCAGAACCCCTCCTCCAAACTCTGCTTTAACATTGGCTCCATCCATCTGATCCTGGGGAACTTGGCTGAGGCAGAGCAG GCATTTGCCAGGAGTATTAACTGTGACAAGCACTTGGCTGTGGCCTATTTCCAGAGAGGAACAGTATTTTACAAGAGAGAAAA CTATGATTCAGCAGTCGAAGACTTTAAAGAAGCACTGGCTCAGCTGCGAGGGAACCTGCTGATAGACTATAAGATCCTGGGGCTGCAGTTCAGGCTGTTTGCTTGTGAG GTGTTATACAACATAGCTCTGGTCTATGCcaaactggaggactggaaaaaagcAGAAGAGCACCTCATCTTGGCAACGAGCTTGAAGAGCGAGCCTCGACACAACAAGATTGATAAGGCTATGCAAGCCATTTTG AAGCAAAATGTATTTGAGCCAGTGGTGATCCCCCTGGGGAAGCTGTTTAGGCCAAATGAgaagcaagtggctcagctggAGAAGAAAGATTACCTGGGGAAAGCTACG GTTGTGGCATCCGTGGTCGACAAGGATAATTTTTCAGGGTTTGCACCACTTCAGCCACAG GCTTTAGATCCTCCACCCCGACCAAAGACACCAGAAATCCTCAG GGCTTTGGAAGGAGAACCTCACAGAGTCCTGTTCGAGTTCACACCCGAGACTTCTGAGGAACTGGCAGTCCTTCCAGGGAACATCGTCTTTGTCCTGAACAGGGGAATTGACAACTGGGCCACTGTTATGTTCAACGGGAAG AAAGGGATCGTTCCATACAACTACCTTGAGGCGGTGGAGTTACAGAACAGACCTCACCAGTGG GAGGAAAAATCCCCAGAGCTCGACATCCCTGACCCACCCAGTTTCAATGCTCCAGAAAAACCCAGACAGGCAGCACCAG ATCATGTTCCTGTTACTTTTGACAAACAGCGGATGAAAGAGACAAAG gtgggagaCACAGCTGTCCCAAGCCCATACATTCTCAAGGTGCACTACAAGTACACAGTAGCAATGGAAGCCACGCCTCAACTCTCCTACAGCGAGATTTTGGACATGGTCTGCAAGAAGCTTGAGCTCTTGACGCAGCACACAACACTGAG GTACCGGCCTGCAGGTAGTGGTGAGCTCATGGTTCTGAGTGAGGAGGGCATGAAGACAGCCTGGAGCCACGCTAAAGACCACTGTCTGACACTGTGGTGCGGCAGCACAGAG GGAGATCAAGATTTTCCAGGAGATGGCAAAACAGAGGAAGATACCCAGAAAGCAACATCAGAAGAGGAATTAGCAAACAGAGTAGTAGCGCAATACAGTTATGAAGCCACCCAGCCAGAGGACCTAGAATTCCAGGCAGGAGATGTGATACTCATCCTATCCAAAG TGAATGAAGACTGGTTAGAAGGCCAGTGCAATGGGAAGGTTGGTATTTTCCCATCAGCTTTTGTTCAGAAGTGTGATGTGTAA